The Candidatus Cloacimonadota bacterium genome includes the window GCTCATACAGAGTCCCAGCAGCATAATTTGAGTATGGATTTCCAATATCCCAGATACCATCTGCTTCCAACAATTTTACACCTTTTCGGCCAGATTTTCCATTAACAGAATTTGCCTCAAACCTACTATATGGCTTTCCATCTACATAAACGATTTCATCATAAATTACATAATCATCAATATGCCAGATACACAGTCCACCATTTGTTTCAGCTTCAAGATATGGGTCATAAGTAGGAAGCATAAAATCATATTCATTGTTTGGCAGCCAGTTTGTAGTGTCGGCAGGATATAGTGGAACTCTCTTAGTAACATCATCAAGTTTTATACCAGTTGTTCCATCTCCATCAATATCAGTCTCGCGATTCTCCAATAAGAAATATTCCTCATCATTAATTGGGATTTTGATAAACTGAGGATTTGCAGTAAAAGGAAATTCAGCAGCATCAATTAATATTTCCTTTGGGGAAGTAACTTCAACATATTTTCCCGAATTCTTGAATGCATTTTCCCATATAAGTAATCTTGACCAGACAGACGGTAGGATTGGGAGTGCTCCTTCTATAACAATAGTATCTTGCGGACTTACTGTGGCGTCTATAGAAACCACAGCTGTCATTCCGCCGCTATCCATAATATCCCAGTAGCCCACAGCAGGAAACATATTGTTTGTATTGTATAAATCAACAAAGCCAAGACTATGTCCGAATTCATGAACCATTTCCGCAATTGGTGCTCCAAATCCGAACTGGTAATGTCTACTTTTGTAAAAGTCTTGTGAGATTGTTTCTGGCACATTTGCTGCTTCCTTGATATATGTTGTATCACCAGCACTATTTGTAACAGCGATTGAATCATCCTCTAAACTAATAAAGAATGAGGGAAGGTCACAAGGTGTGTCCCAAAAAACATCATGCTGCCAATCAGAACCTGCATGAATTAGCATAATGTGATTGTAGTCAGAAAAGTTAATATCAGAAGTTTGAGGAAAATTTGTTGTATCTGCTGAAATTATAGCATCTTTGAAATATTCAGTAAATCTTTCAGTTTTTAAATTCCAATCTTCAGTATCTGGATTATAATAAGCCATTTCATGAGGGAGATGATACGCTGTATCGGCTTTATTAGGAAATATTTTAAAATGGAAATTAACTTCAGTGAAAGGGTCAAATGAGTTTAAGACGCCTAAACTTGCAGTTTGATAATAGTATTGCATTGCAATGATACATTGATGAAAATATGTAGAGTCATGAGGAGGAGAACCAATTGTTCTAACTGAATCTAATTCGCTATTTTCATCAGTAAAATAATCATAATCGCTAAAGTCAAATTTTCCATTTCCTGTTGTTTTAGGATTATCAGGTTCTTCTTTTATAAAATCAACCAAGAGCACAAGGAGATTAACTCCATATTCATCACCATTTCTTTTTAAAAATTTCTTTCTTTCTTTACGAATCTGAAACTTTTCTCTATAAATATTGGGTAAACGTTTAATTTTCTGAAAATGCTTTGTAATACGAGTATCTTCTTTTTTTAGAATTTTCAAATTATTTGTTTTACCTACTGCAAGAAAGGGAAAAACAAACAAGATTAAATAGAATACAATTATTACATTTTTCAGTGAGACAATCTTAGTATTGGCTTTCAATATCATATTATTACCCTTTTATAAAGATTTTGATGATGAACATATTTTACCATTACACAATAATTGCAAAAGAGAATTCTCAGATTATTTAGTGGTATTATTAGAATTTTATCCCTAAAGAAAAGGTTTTATTATTAGTAGTAAGTTCACCAGCAGGTTGTAGGGCAAAATCAAATGATAATTCTTTTCCTTTGGAGAATTCATAACTAATACCACCACCAAATGAAACACCTCTGATATGCCCTGCAACATCATTTACATAACCAGCTCGTAAAGAGATTAGATTGTAGTATTTGTATTCCACACCAATATTTTCTATCATAGAATCAATCTCATACTGAAAGTCGTCATCATACAATGAGGTAAACCATCTTTTCCATAAAGGGTCTTCTGGCTTCACAAGCATCTTGTTTATATCAGCAGAAGCTGTCATTTTGTTATATTTTGAATCAAGAATTTTATAAGAAAAGCCAGCTCGTAAATTTAAGGGCATAGGTTGACTATTTTCTGAATTAGCATAAGTCATATCTGGACCAAAATTTTGGATATTAATTCCACAGGAAAGACGGGGGATGATAAAATTCTTTTTTAGTAAACCCATATCAACTACAAATGTATATCCTGTTCCCTCTAATTGGGAATCTCCCATATTTATTGGTGGGCATAATCCACTAATGATTCCTTTAATATTTATGCCTATTCCAAGATCATTTTTAATTTCAGTGCCATATACAGCACCAATAGCAATTTCATAACTGGTAAAAGTACACAAATAATCTCCATTTTTATCTCTTGCTTCTGATTCACCATAAGTCATATAGGTTACATTTAATCCCAGTGATCCAATTCCTTCAAAATATTGAACATATCCGAGATATTCGTAGTACATATCATCTATAACATCGCCAAACCAATTTGAGTGCATAAGGTCTATATCAGAATGTTTGATGAAAGCAAGTCCGCCTGGGTTCCACCAGGAAGCGATTCCTCCCTCTGCTATTGATACATAAGAGTGGCCCATCCCACCCGGGCGTGAGCCAGGTTCAATAAGCAGGAATATGCAAGTTGCTTCAGATCCAGCGTATGCTGGTATAGTTGATACAACAGCGAAGCTTATAAATAATCCTAGACATAGGATTAGTTTAATTTTTTTATTCATTTTTTATGGTCTCCTTTGGATGATTTTATGAATAATTTAATAATTTCATTTGCCTTATAAACCTTTAAGGCAAACTAACGTATTGAACGCAAATATATGGTTAAATAGCAAGATAAAATACGATTACTCCTAAGTTACACATTTTTAGTGCCGAAGGCCGGACTCGAACCGGCATGCTGTAAAACAGCGCTGGATTTTGAGTCCAGTGCGTCTACCAATTTCGCCACTTCGGCTTTAACAAAAAAATATATTTTCTATTATTGATGTCAATTTTTTTTATCCTATTAAAGAAAAAATTTTCTAATTAGATTTCATTTGCTTATTATTAAAATAGTGCAAACTATCCTCTATTTTACCAGTCTTTTTTCTTAACTCAGAGATTCTATTATGAAGCATTTCCTTTTTTTCTTCATCGTTTTCATTCTGCAGCATTATCTGGTAGATATCCATAACTTCATTGTATAAACCGAATTTTTCATAGATGTCTGCAAGCATCTGATAATATTCATTCCTTTCATCATGACGAGTTGATTGGATAGTTGAATTCAATGTGTTTATAGCCAACAGGAAATTGTTCTCGGCTAATAAGCCATCTATAAGAAGTTTATATGCTTTCTTTTTAAAATTAGATTCAGGAAAATTTTGGGTAAGATTATTTATATTTTTAATAGTATTCTTCCAGTCCTTTTGTTCATGATAAATCAAAGCTAATTGAAAATATACGGAATCCAACCAACTTACTTCTGGATTTATATCAACTATTTTGTTATACTCATTAATTGATTCAGCGTATTTCCTGATTTTGAAATAATAATTTCCCAGCTCAAACCTGAGTTCTGGACAAAGCTTACTGCGAGGATATTTTTTAATGAAGTTTTGAAATATCTCAGTTGGATGTTTTGTTATACCAAGATAGTAATTACAACGTTCTATCTGGAAAAAGGCATAATCCTTGATGTCTAAATCAAAATTATGATAAACGAAATTTTGATAAAGAAGCTTCGCTTTTGAGTAATCTTCTCTTGAGAAATATATATCTCCCATTTTTTTTAAGGATAGAATTCCTAATTTTGAAAACGGAAATCTATCATTAAGTTCAGAAAAGATTGTAAAAGCCATATCCGTGTAATCCAGCATTAAATAGGAGTCAGCAATATTGAAAAGAGCATATAAAGACAGTGAATCCTCTGGATTTTTGCAAAGGTATTCTTCAAAATAAGCGATTGATTCGTAATACTCTCTATTTTGTTGGAGCATTTTACCAGAAAAGTATAAAAAAGGACTATCTCCTTGAATCTTTCCCTTTTTAAAGATAAATAACGAATCTATTGAATCAAGCTTTATCTCTAATTCATTGCTCCATAATTGAATGGAAAATAATATCAATATTATAAGAGGTAGGAAATGCTTCATTTATAAATTATTATTAAGATAGATTTACCGAAACGATTTTAGAAACTCCGCTTTCCTCCATAGTAATTCCATATAGGTAATCAACGGCTTCCACAGTTCGTTTATTATGAGTAATAATGATAAATTGGGTGCTCTCTGAAAATTTATTTAAAAGATGAAGGAAACGATTTATATTAGCATCATCCAGTGGTGCATCAATCTCATCAAGAATACAAAATGGACTCGGTTTTACCAGATATATTGAGAACATCAAAGCTATTGCAGTTAGAGCTTTTTCTCCTGTAGAAAGTAGATTTATATTTAAGATTCTCTTTCCTTTCGGGCTGGCAAGGATTTCAATTTTTGAATCTAATGGATGTGATATATCTTCCAAACGGAGAGTTCCTTTACCACCATTAAAAACTTCTTTGAAAATCATTTCAAAATTTTCTTGAATTTGTTTAAAAGTATTTAAAAACATCTTTTTTGCAGTTTCGTTAAGTTGTGAAATTGCCTGCTGTAGATTCTTTTGAGATTGTATCAAATCTTCCATTTGTTCATTTAGAAATTTTAGTCGTTTTTTTTGAGTAGCATAGTCATCAATTGCTGCTAAATTTATTGGACCTAAATTATCAAGCAGTTTTTGATTCTTTACTATCTCGCTGTTTAAATCATTTGGGTCTAAACCTGCATATTCTTTCTCATTATCGTGTGTAAGGTCATGATGAAAATGAGAGATTACATTCTCCTGGATATGATTCAAATTCAATTTTGCCTCTTGAATTTTTAATTCAATATTTTGTTTATTTTCAGTAAAAATATCCTTTTTAAATTCAAATTCGTGTAATTTTAATTTAAGCTCATCTATTTGGTCCTGAAGTGTATGAAATTGATTTTCTTCTTTTAGTGCTTTTGCCTTAAATTTATTCAGTTCCTTAATCTCGGAGCGGAATTTGTTTTCTAATTCATCTATTAATTTTTCTAAATTCGCAATCTCTTTTTTCTGTGGGTCAATAGTTTCTTTTAGTTTTGTTAATAGATTATCGTTTTCATTCATAATAAGCTTGTTTTTGCGAATATTTTCTGAAATAAAATATACATCTTTTTCTAATTTTGCGATTTCTATATTTAATCTCTGCAGATTTTGTTCAGTTTTAGACCTCTGATTTCTAAGATGCTGTAGTTCTTTCCGAATTTCATCCTGTTTGGCAATTAAATCCTCAGTATTATTTTCTGGTAATTCTTTTAGTTGCGCTTCAATATTTTTTTGCCTATATTCAATTTTAATCAAGTCCTTTTTAGTTTTATTTAGGATATCTTTTGTTTCCTTTTGTAAATTTGTGAAATTATCAAGTTGCAGGGAAAGTTGTATTTTTTCTTTTCTTTTATCCATCAGAATGGATTCAAGTTTTTTAATCTTGTCAGAAACAGATATCATTTTTTCGCTTTTCTGTTTTTTATTAGAAGCTATGTCCTTTAATTTTTTATTCAAATCATCAAGCATGATAGATTTTTTCTGGATATCACCCTGAATTTTTTTGATTTTTTTCTTCCTTGATAATAGTCCATCAGTATAGGAATTATGCCAATTAGTTTTCACAATTCCAAAACTGCTAAACATTTCACCATCATTTGAGATGAAATGTAATTCACGATAAGAGTCACGATTTTCAAAAGCTAACTTTTTTGCTGTCTGTCTATCAGGAACCATGTAGATATTTTCAAGAATTTTTGGATTGATGTTCAAATTATTTATCTTTACCAAACTTGTTAAAGGTATTGCAGAATCATACTTATTAATTTCTAAATTTTGTGAACAAGTTTGATTATTCAGAGCGTTTTCAACAAGTATATTTGAATTAAGACCTTCTTTTTGAAGTAAAGACAGTATCTTCTCAATTTCATTTTCAGGGCAGACTGCGGATGAGATGAGATATTTTAATGTGTTTTCAATAAGAGAGATATATTTATCATCAATTTCAATACGGTCACTCATTATAGAAATGTTTTTTTTATCTGAAAAATACTCAATAATCTTTTTTGTGCCTTCTTCGTAACCAGATAAACTGCTTTCCCAATCAATTAACTGTTGAACTTCTTTCTCAAGAGACTTTGTTTGCAATTCATCATTATGAATTTGTTTTAATAAATTGTTTTCTAAGTCAGTCAGCTCCCGCATTTCTAATTCAAGGGAGGATTTTTGCTCAAGTAGATAATTTAATTCAGATTTGCGTTGTTTTTCATATTCTTTATTTTTAGCAATTAGTTTAAATAGATTCTCAATTTTGGTTTTATATTTATAAATCTTACTTTGCAGAATCTCTTTTTGTTCAGACATTACATTCTTTTTTGTGCTAATTTCAGATTTTTCATTTAATAGTATTTTTTGACTACCCGTTATATTGTTTATTTTATTGCTTATTTCTTCAAGAGATGAATTCTGTTTGTTAATTTTGTCTATAATAATGGATAATTGGCTTTTTATATTCTGAGCGTTGATTTTTTTTTCTGAAAGTTTTTCCGTAATTGTCTTGGATGCTTTAATATCCTTTTCTAAATTCTCTTTTACAGATACATTCTGGTCTTCAATTTTCTGAATTCTTTTTGTATTTTCTGTAAGAACTGATTTATTATTATAAATCTGCTGCCGATTAAGTAAGATTTCTTTTTCATAGTTATTGATTCTGGTTTCAATATCTTTTAATTTGTTTTGTTCTTCTTTCAATTTTTTTTCAATGCTTAATAGGCTATTGTTTTTTTGATTATATGTTTGTGTAGATTTTGATATATTCTTGATGGTTTCAGTTAATTTTTTTTCAATATTTAGGTATTCGTTATCTAATGGCTTGAGTTGTTTTTGTACCTCAAAGAATTTTATACCTTCAACTTGTATTTGGATTTTATTAATTTTTTGTTTCAGGTTTTGGTATCTCTTTGTTTTTCCCACCTGATGGCGAAGTATGCCTACCTGATGCTTCACTTCAGCTATTATATCTTCAAGGCGAGTAAGGTCATTCTTAACTGATTTGAGTTTATTTTCACTTATTTTTTGACTCTGTCTATATTTCATAATTCCAGAAGCTTCTTCAAACAGGTATCTACGTTCTTCATCATTGCTGCTGAGCAGTTCATCAATCATAGCTTGTTCCATAAAGGAGTATGCTCGTCGTCCCATTCCAGTATCGTAGAATAGGTTAAGAATGTCTTTTAATCGGCAGGAATTATTATTAATTTTAAACTCACTCTCTCCATCTCTATGGACTTTTCTTGTTATTGTGACCTCTTCAAAATCAACAGGCAGGATTTTTTTGTCATTATCAATTATTATAGAAACTTCAGTGAAACTATGTGGTGCACGTTTTCTGGTTCCTTTGAATATAACATCTCTCATTGAATCCCCGCGCAACTTTCTTGGATTTTGCTCTCCAAGGACCCAGTGAATTGCATCGGAAATATTAGATTTTCCACAACCGTTTGGGCCAACAATTCCAGTTAGTCCCTTTGAGAAACTGAATTTTGTTGTATCGGCAAAGGACTTAAATCCTGTCAATTCTAATTGTGTTAATTTCAATCATTCTCCTATAAAAATGAAACTTGAAACTGGAAATTGGAAACTTGGGAAATAATCAAGTATTCCATCTTCGCTGTGCTTCCACCCTCCGTCCCGAAAAAAGTCGGGACTGCGGAGGACAGGTTGACGGACAGGCAAGTTTCTAAAACCCTGTTTCTATTCCAAAATGCAAAGTTCCATCAAGCGGATTAGTCCATTGTCTATCCTGATATCCAATTCCATAATCAATTTTTATAATTCCGATTTTACTTTTCATATGGATTCCAAACCCACATCCTAAAAGATGTCTATTCTCTGCACTATAGCCATAGTCCAAAAATGCAAATGCCCTTGAATCTCTAGAAAGAAGATAACGATATTCTATATTGAATATACAAAATTTGTCTGATTTGAATTGATTGTCAATAAAACCCCGCAGATTATCGTATCCGCCAAAATAATAATAATCATATTTTGAAAGGGAATCTCCAGAAGTATAGAGCAGATTTGTGCGACCGCGTAAAGACAATATATTATTTTTACTTTTATTAATCGGGATGTTACATTGGATATCTGCAGAAATTTCTTGATGATAGGATTTCTTGTTTTTCCAATTTATAGCGTATGATAGAGAATAATAATAACCTGTTTTCGGATTTATAGGATAGTCTAATTTGTCTTTTCTCCATTCTGCTCCAACTCCTTTTTTATTTGTGCGAATAGTATCCTGAAGACTGCTTTTCGTAAAGATTTTCACACCAATTTTATCATAGCTGCTCATTAAGAAGTTTGTCTTTAATTGAAATTCAGAATTAACATAAATTGTATCAATGCTTTTTCTTTTAAAAGATAATTCTGCAGAAATTTGCTGATGTAAGATAAAAGGTTCTATGTATGATATGTAGAATTGAGAGGAATTTTTTTTCAATTTTCTCCAGGAAAGGTTTATTTCTCTGTCTGTGCCTAAAATATTTAGAAAAGTGAAATCAATGTATCCTGTAAGTTTTTCAATAAATGAAACATCTTCTTGAGAAGCGAATCCCAGGACACCTTGAAAATGGTTCATCTGTTTTTCTTTTATTGTGATTAATAATTCTCTTTTATTAAGAGGAACAATTTCAGCATCTGAAATGTATTTCTTATGAATTAGATTCCGTTTTGCTGATTCTATCCTTGAGTTTCTATAGATTTTATTCTCTTCAAAATTTGTAATAAGTTTTAATGTCTTATCTTTAGTAATTTCATTCCCTTTGAAAATTAGCTCAGAAATTCTAACAAAATCATTTTCTATAATTCTGCACAGGACAGATATTTTTTCATTATTTATTGATAGACTGTCTATTGCAACTTCACAAAATGGATAACCTTTCTCTCCATAAGCATCGACAATGGATTTCAAATCTGCATTTAGCTTTTCGATTGAGAAGGGCTGAGCGGATTTTGTAGAGATCATCTTTTTCAATTTATCATTTGAAAAGTACCGATTGCCAGAGAAGTTAATATCCGATACTATAAGCTTATTGTTTTCAAGGATTTCAATTTTTATGTTTACGAATTCTCCAGATTCATCTGGTAGAACTTCTGGAGGGAGAATTTGTATTAAATAAAATCCTTTATTTTTATAGAGTTGAAGAACATTGTTTAAATTATTATTAAGCTCCTGATAGGAGAACTCATCGCCTTCCTTTATTCTTAATGATTTAAGAATTTCTGCTTGAGAGAAATGTTTATTGCCTGTAATTTCAATGGATTTGATTTTTAGGGGTTCAGCAAATAATGGATAGAAAAAAAGAAGCGACAGGAATAAAATGATGCCTGCGAAGTGAGTTTTTAATTGATTCTTATGCAAAATATATGTAATCAAGTTTGAATTTATTAACAGTTTAATTTATATTATAAACGATATGAATAGGTTATAAGTATATTTTATATCATTTTTTATTATTTGGATATAAATCCTTGTATTCAATCATTTCCCCGTTTTCATTATGCAGTTGCCCACAAATAGGACATTCATAGACAGTGATTCCATTTATTTTTGTTTTTATTAATAATGCAGTGCAGACTTGGCAGGATAAGGATTCTTTCATATTTTATTTCCTTTTCTTACTTTAATATGTTCATAAAACCACGAAAAGGTGTCATTCCCACCCCTCTCCATGTCATTCCCGCGGATGCGGGAATCCAGTTTATTCAAACCAATCTTTTGATAAGTCCTTCCATTCAGGATTCTCTTTCTCAATAAGCTCAATTTTCCATTTTCTATACCATTTTTTTAATTGCTTTTCTCTTTGAATAGCAAATCTAATGTCATTTGTTGTTTCAAAGTGAACAAGTTTATCAACACTATATTTTTTGGTAAAACCCCCAATAGTTTTATTCTTATGCTCATACATTCTTCTTTCTAAATTGTTTGTAACGCCGATGTATAAAGTACCATTTCTTTTGCTTGCTAAAATGTAAACATAGTATGTTTTATCCATATAGAAATCTCAAGTAATGAATTTTCCTTTTATGGATTCCCGATCAGGTCGGGAATGACAGTGGAGTGAAAGAATTGTGGGGTGGGCAGGTAATGTTTTTTTTATTTATTTTAAACATTTTTATCCCCAATTCATGCTTCCTTGTCATTCCCGTGAAAGCGGGAATCCAGTCTTTAAAACCAATCATTTGATAAGTTTCAACTTTTTTTGTGTCACTTTTTCTTTAATCCCCAACAGATTAGTGGGCTAAAAGTATTTAACTATTTTGCATTTATTTTTAAATCATTTTTTGAATAACCAAAAAGTGATATGGTTCTATAACATAAATCTACAATACTATTTGCACTAAGATTGGTTTCAACATAAATATTAGTATGCTTAATTTTTTTATGTTTTCGTAATTCATTCCCATTTTTTGTATAGTATGGTCGCTTGCGACCAACAAGTGATAAAACTTTATCAAATTCATTTTTATTAGTAGAAACAATAACATCACATAAAGTAATTAAAACATCTTTCCAAAAACGAACCTCATACTCAGTACCTCTGAATATAAATGAAGATATTGATTTCCCAGAATATCTACTTTTTGTTTTAGTAAATACCCTTTGTATTTTTTCTGTCTTAGGATATGAAACAGGTTTTTGAACTTGTATTTCTGATATAATTAAAGAGTCCTTATTTTTTGATAGGAAATTTTCTATCTGTTCATCAGTTGCTTTATAACCACATAACTTTTCTGTTGTTTCATTTAATAAATCAACAAGCAAGTCATCAGATTCAGAAATAATTTTATTCCAAGCCTTTTTAATAGTTAATTGAATAATGTTTTTCTTTTTCTGGCTTGTGTAAATTGCTTCTGCATTTGTTATAGCCTGTCCTGATGAAACATTTTCTTTAGAAAGAAAATCAATAAATCTATCAGCAACATTTTCAGATTCTTGTTGAAGTAAGTCTATTGAGTAGAATTTTCTTTGTTCCCAACTACCTTCATTTAACGGAAGATAAAACCACCAGGTTATACCATTAGTTAAAACTGCCAGTTTGACACCTTCCTGAAAAGAATAATTGAGCAACTGAGCTTGATGGTTTTCTAATTCTTCACTAATTTTTTTTACTTCAATGAAAACCTTGTTGCTATTATTAATTCTCAAAGAATAATCAACTCTTTGAGAACCAACTGAATATTCTGGACTTACTTCAGAAATATTAAAAGTATCCCAACCAAGTAAACTTAGTAATCTCAGTACAATCGCTTGTTTTGTAGCAGCTTCATCAAATGTTTCAATCCTTCTGTCAGATTTTAAACTTTCAGTAAATGATATTATTTTGTCTTTCATCCTTCCTCCAAATTTAAATAAAAATATTTAATTATTTTCTTAACAAAGCCAAATAGGCATATAAGTAATCCTATCTTCCTGAGAAAATTTTCCGTCATATAAGATATAACCCTTTTTGATTTCCGGGTATTCAAAAATAAATTCTTTTAGATTATTTATATTAACTCTTTTAGATAATTCACAAAAAACAAAATTTTCAAGATAATTTTTAAATTTATTTGAAAAAAGTCATAACTTTTTTGAAATATATTTAAAAAAAGTCTAAACTATTTTTAAAAATCCTACAGAATATATCTGAAATTTAAAAAATTCAAATAGTCATTGCAATTGGGGAGGGGAATCCAGTCTTTTGGTTATTATTCTCACTTCTAAACAAATAATTCCAAAAGAATTAATTAGTGTGCATCCGTAAACTTGAAAATCTGGTAGA containing:
- a CDS encoding POTRA domain-containing protein; this encodes MITYILHKNQLKTHFAGIILFLSLLFFYPLFAEPLKIKSIEITGNKHFSQAEILKSLRIKEGDEFSYQELNNNLNNVLQLYKNKGFYLIQILPPEVLPDESGEFVNIKIEILENNKLIVSDINFSGNRYFSNDKLKKMISTKSAQPFSIEKLNADLKSIVDAYGEKGYPFCEVAIDSLSINNEKISVLCRIIENDFVRISELIFKGNEITKDKTLKLITNFEENKIYRNSRIESAKRNLIHKKYISDAEIVPLNKRELLITIKEKQMNHFQGVLGFASQEDVSFIEKLTGYIDFTFLNILGTDREINLSWRKLKKNSSQFYISYIEPFILHQQISAELSFKRKSIDTIYVNSEFQLKTNFLMSSYDKIGVKIFTKSSLQDTIRTNKKGVGAEWRKDKLDYPINPKTGYYYSLSYAINWKNKKSYHQEISADIQCNIPINKSKNNILSLRGRTNLLYTSGDSLSKYDYYYFGGYDNLRGFIDNQFKSDKFCIFNIEYRYLLSRDSRAFAFLDYGYSAENRHLLGCGFGIHMKSKIGIIKIDYGIGYQDRQWTNPLDGTLHFGIETGF
- a CDS encoding PorV/PorQ family protein, producing MNKKIKLILCLGLFISFAVVSTIPAYAGSEATCIFLLIEPGSRPGGMGHSYVSIAEGGIASWWNPGGLAFIKHSDIDLMHSNWFGDVIDDMYYEYLGYVQYFEGIGSLGLNVTYMTYGESEARDKNGDYLCTFTSYEIAIGAVYGTEIKNDLGIGINIKGIISGLCPPINMGDSQLEGTGYTFVVDMGLLKKNFIIPRLSCGINIQNFGPDMTYANSENSQPMPLNLRAGFSYKILDSKYNKMTASADINKMLVKPEDPLWKRWFTSLYDDDFQYEIDSMIENIGVEYKYYNLISLRAGYVNDVAGHIRGVSFGGGISYEFSKGKELSFDFALQPAGELTTNNKTFSLGIKF
- a CDS encoding T9SS type A sorting domain-containing protein — protein: MILKANTKIVSLKNVIIVFYLILFVFPFLAVGKTNNLKILKKEDTRITKHFQKIKRLPNIYREKFQIRKERKKFLKRNGDEYGVNLLVLLVDFIKEEPDNPKTTGNGKFDFSDYDYFTDENSELDSVRTIGSPPHDSTYFHQCIIAMQYYYQTASLGVLNSFDPFTEVNFHFKIFPNKADTAYHLPHEMAYYNPDTEDWNLKTERFTEYFKDAIISADTTNFPQTSDINFSDYNHIMLIHAGSDWQHDVFWDTPCDLPSFFISLEDDSIAVTNSAGDTTYIKEAANVPETISQDFYKSRHYQFGFGAPIAEMVHEFGHSLGFVDLYNTNNMFPAVGYWDIMDSGGMTAVVSIDATVSPQDTIVIEGALPILPSVWSRLLIWENAFKNSGKYVEVTSPKEILIDAAEFPFTANPQFIKIPINDEEYFLLENRETDIDGDGTTGIKLDDVTKRVPLYPADTTNWLPNNEYDFMLPTYDPYLEAETNGGLCIWHIDDYVIYDEIVYVDGKPYSRFEANSVNGKSGRKGVKLLEADGIWDIGNPYSNYAAGTLYEPFFKTKPGIWTPGDSNRFHNYHFGPTTTPNSFSNENINSLMEIFDISNYGTTMSFKFQYQLYSNIKSITPASKFNPDNEILFFEDSIFGTKNIAFTSDSMLTINNDIFEDFPYSFNKRISQPISLLKRETDNFIIVAFEDSIALVNFNLNNYPYLSSFGTYTNDIISDSPIAISKNKILVPTENHITIYKIVNNNLMFYDKEYANNPKIAYNNSRREIVVLNYPNTIAIYDTSLSIPPIAEFSISSNFGEFYPVIENKDSTQVIYFQDAGGSIYKIEEDKIEKIFAEESYNFSKISNIALGDVNNDGIHDIVFTADNTIFAIQPNGALLEKFPIIPNAVNYSPSVLPIIGKSLLPENISLFLPTASNWTQAISEDCVIVPEYSFSLGYSHSSPYINFTDDSTYIYFPVSDSIIKIFSFDNEAVGESEIYWNGYKNGPERWSCLNEITKGKPDSTEYLRIIAFPNPAKKGDVRIRINSPEETYSSIHIYNLTAKLLFKDEKEIQAYINEDYVWNIDRITSGIYFAIVKVGSQKRLVKIGIAK
- the smc gene encoding chromosome segregation protein SMC — its product is MKLTQLELTGFKSFADTTKFSFSKGLTGIVGPNGCGKSNISDAIHWVLGEQNPRKLRGDSMRDVIFKGTRKRAPHSFTEVSIIIDNDKKILPVDFEEVTITRKVHRDGESEFKINNNSCRLKDILNLFYDTGMGRRAYSFMEQAMIDELLSSNDEERRYLFEEASGIMKYRQSQKISENKLKSVKNDLTRLEDIIAEVKHQVGILRHQVGKTKRYQNLKQKINKIQIQVEGIKFFEVQKQLKPLDNEYLNIEKKLTETIKNISKSTQTYNQKNNSLLSIEKKLKEEQNKLKDIETRINNYEKEILLNRQQIYNNKSVLTENTKRIQKIEDQNVSVKENLEKDIKASKTITEKLSEKKINAQNIKSQLSIIIDKINKQNSSLEEISNKINNITGSQKILLNEKSEISTKKNVMSEQKEILQSKIYKYKTKIENLFKLIAKNKEYEKQRKSELNYLLEQKSSLELEMRELTDLENNLLKQIHNDELQTKSLEKEVQQLIDWESSLSGYEEGTKKIIEYFSDKKNISIMSDRIEIDDKYISLIENTLKYLISSAVCPENEIEKILSLLQKEGLNSNILVENALNNQTCSQNLEINKYDSAIPLTSLVKINNLNINPKILENIYMVPDRQTAKKLAFENRDSYRELHFISNDGEMFSSFGIVKTNWHNSYTDGLLSRKKKIKKIQGDIQKKSIMLDDLNKKLKDIASNKKQKSEKMISVSDKIKKLESILMDKRKEKIQLSLQLDNFTNLQKETKDILNKTKKDLIKIEYRQKNIEAQLKELPENNTEDLIAKQDEIRKELQHLRNQRSKTEQNLQRLNIEIAKLEKDVYFISENIRKNKLIMNENDNLLTKLKETIDPQKKEIANLEKLIDELENKFRSEIKELNKFKAKALKEENQFHTLQDQIDELKLKLHEFEFKKDIFTENKQNIELKIQEAKLNLNHIQENVISHFHHDLTHDNEKEYAGLDPNDLNSEIVKNQKLLDNLGPINLAAIDDYATQKKRLKFLNEQMEDLIQSQKNLQQAISQLNETAKKMFLNTFKQIQENFEMIFKEVFNGGKGTLRLEDISHPLDSKIEILASPKGKRILNINLLSTGEKALTAIALMFSIYLVKPSPFCILDEIDAPLDDANINRFLHLLNKFSESTQFIIITHNKRTVEAVDYLYGITMEESGVSKIVSVNLS
- a CDS encoding tetratricopeptide repeat protein, with protein sequence MKHFLPLIILILFSIQLWSNELEIKLDSIDSLFIFKKGKIQGDSPFLYFSGKMLQQNREYYESIAYFEEYLCKNPEDSLSLYALFNIADSYLMLDYTDMAFTIFSELNDRFPFSKLGILSLKKMGDIYFSREDYSKAKLLYQNFVYHNFDLDIKDYAFFQIERCNYYLGITKHPTEIFQNFIKKYPRSKLCPELRFELGNYYFKIRKYAESINEYNKIVDINPEVSWLDSVYFQLALIYHEQKDWKNTIKNINNLTQNFPESNFKKKAYKLLIDGLLAENNFLLAINTLNSTIQSTRHDERNEYYQMLADIYEKFGLYNEVMDIYQIMLQNENDEEKKEMLHNRISELRKKTGKIEDSLHYFNNKQMKSN
- a CDS encoding GIY-YIG nuclease family protein, which translates into the protein MDKTYYVYILASKRNGTLYIGVTNNLERRMYEHKNKTIGGFTKKYSVDKLVHFETTNDIRFAIQREKQLKKWYRKWKIELIEKENPEWKDLSKDWFE